The Pseudomonas protegens genome contains the following window.
ATGCGCTTGTGGATCGAAACCCAGGCGGCGTCGATTGCCGCCCAGCGCCGCGACGCCGCCGACCTGCAGCGGATGCAGCAGGCGCTGCAGGAAATGCACGACAAGCGCAGTGATTTCGAAGCCGCGGGGCTGGCCGACGTGGAGTTTCACCGGGCCATCGCCGAGGCGAGCAAGAACGACTACTTCGTGGCCTTCCATGATTTTCTGCGCAGCCAGTTGACCAGCGCGCGCAAGGCCGCCTGGGAGAACTCGGCGCTGCGCATGGTCGGCGGTTCCGCCGATGCCACCCAGGAACACCAGGCGCTGTACCAGGCGATTGCCGCCGGCGACCGCCAGGCCGCGGCCGGTTGCGCCGACGCCCACTTGCGCGCCGCGGCCAAGCGCCTGGGCCTGGAGTTGCCCACTACAGATTAAGAATTAACAACGGCGGCGCGCTTGAGGCTTCAAGCGTCGCACCGCGGGATTTTGTCGGATTACTTAGTCTGACAACCTGATAACCAGACCGAAACAGATTAGAGCCAAGGTATCCAAGAACAATGACTTACGACTTTTGCATCATCGGCGGCGGCATCGTCGGCCTGGCCACGGCGATGGAGATCCTCAAGCGCCAGCCCGGCGCTTCGCTGGTGATCCTGGAAAAGGAAAACGTCCTGGCCAAGCACCAGACCGGGCACAACAGCGGGGTGATCCACGCCGGCATCTACTACGCACCGGGCAGCCTCAAGGCCGACCTGTGCAAGCGCGGGGCCGAGGCCACCAAACAGTTCTGCCGCGAGCACGGGATCAAGTTCGAGGTCTGCGGCAAGGTGCTGGTGGCATCCAATGCCCTGGAAGTGCAGCGCATGGAAGCGCTGTACCAACGCTCGCAACAGAACGGCCTGAAGGTCGAGCGCCTGGACGCCGAGCAACTGCGCCAGCGCGAACCGAACATCGTCGGCCTCGGCGGACTGTTCCTCGACGCCACCGGCATCGTCGACTACCGCGAAGTCTGCGAAACCATGGCCCGAGTGATCCGCCGCGACGGCGGCGAGATCTGCCTCAGCCAAACCGTCACCGCGATCCAGGAAAGCGCCGACAGCGTCACCGTCAGCAGCCATGGCGG
Protein-coding sequences here:
- a CDS encoding FadR/GntR family transcriptional regulator — its product is MLELQRPDSLVVRVVNAIRSEIDSGRLAPESRLPTEQQLAEQLNVSRSVIREAIAQLKADGVLIARRGLGSYISKTPAGTVFRFPQGNGRLPDLAQMFEMRLWIETQAASIAAQRRDAADLQRMQQALQEMHDKRSDFEAAGLADVEFHRAIAEASKNDYFVAFHDFLRSQLTSARKAAWENSALRMVGGSADATQEHQALYQAIAAGDRQAAAGCADAHLRAAAKRLGLELPTTD